In Microvenator marinus, one genomic interval encodes:
- a CDS encoding FecR domain-containing protein: protein MKYNVLASGLLGMALTFLPGAVHAQVGPDDVESFEDYVVKDGDTCTSIARQFYGDVYAYDIIHAFNDLSATAYACTPGTALKLPKLKPRPEAAVQQAFGAVKSAGPETQWQDAERGMPLFRAWKVNTLEESRAELAFRDQSELAMSENTLVVIYGPRKADVLARSVPRAQVEKGKLKARLTQLSGGIDVETPSAQAEMEAGVKQVSVDDDGTTRVENQSGSPIRVSGKGKSQGRNVQVKAGFGTRVVQDKAPERPRALPETPKWTDESQTYGLTLGDTPASISATWEPIKDAERYYVELSRDMKGADVFFSGFVAADVRRLEVKELPPGTYYAAVSSVDSELFESVPSKPKVFQVESVKVSENGMVSGASNALWLGASLSAPPGKKCGVEAMGPRFEIKQVGNLTVKCEGQGRSASLALKSEPPKPVELPESVQAERGEVLGLSLRFEPIRTKGLRVEAPEGVIVNAFGSEAPDELLVQIVPNAEAVDGELRLMAYDTPIATIPLKVVEPEASDADSSGPPVWTSALAGWSDDGLNLDLRVGVLTTPWFAGELRLAPGLLNEDQGFFFEGGFQFLLGLLDSKVAPHIAAGVHARAATNEDISPLLRGGVGVAFKPGESLRLRLETGVSILPDEDFRLPFFLAGGVSFEW from the coding sequence ATGAAATACAATGTTTTGGCCTCGGGTCTTTTGGGCATGGCTCTCACTTTCCTTCCCGGAGCGGTCCATGCTCAGGTTGGGCCGGACGACGTGGAGAGTTTTGAGGACTACGTCGTCAAAGATGGAGACACCTGTACGTCTATCGCGCGGCAGTTCTACGGAGATGTCTATGCCTACGATATCATCCATGCGTTCAACGATTTAAGCGCGACCGCGTACGCGTGTACTCCCGGAACCGCTTTGAAACTTCCGAAGCTAAAGCCTCGCCCAGAGGCTGCGGTACAACAAGCGTTCGGAGCCGTGAAGTCAGCGGGACCGGAGACGCAATGGCAAGACGCTGAGCGTGGCATGCCGCTTTTTCGTGCGTGGAAAGTCAACACGCTCGAGGAGTCGAGAGCGGAGCTCGCGTTCCGAGATCAGTCTGAACTTGCGATGAGTGAAAACACGCTGGTTGTGATCTACGGTCCACGAAAGGCCGATGTTCTGGCGCGTAGCGTGCCTCGCGCCCAGGTCGAAAAAGGTAAGCTCAAGGCTCGCCTCACCCAGCTTTCGGGCGGGATTGACGTGGAAACACCCAGTGCTCAGGCCGAGATGGAGGCAGGGGTCAAACAAGTCAGCGTAGACGACGATGGCACGACGCGTGTGGAAAATCAGAGCGGTTCTCCAATTCGAGTTAGCGGCAAAGGTAAGTCACAGGGACGCAACGTTCAGGTGAAGGCAGGATTCGGAACACGCGTAGTTCAAGATAAAGCGCCCGAGCGGCCAAGAGCACTGCCTGAAACGCCAAAGTGGACCGACGAATCTCAGACCTATGGCCTTACCTTGGGAGATACGCCGGCATCTATTTCAGCGACATGGGAGCCGATAAAGGATGCTGAGCGATACTATGTGGAACTGAGCCGAGACATGAAGGGAGCTGACGTGTTCTTTTCTGGGTTCGTGGCGGCCGACGTTCGACGACTGGAAGTCAAGGAGCTGCCTCCCGGCACGTATTATGCCGCAGTTTCGAGCGTAGATTCAGAGCTCTTTGAGAGTGTGCCATCGAAGCCCAAGGTGTTTCAGGTCGAGTCAGTCAAAGTCTCTGAGAATGGCATGGTTTCAGGCGCATCGAACGCTCTCTGGCTAGGTGCGTCGCTCAGTGCTCCTCCGGGGAAAAAGTGTGGTGTTGAGGCGATGGGCCCGCGCTTTGAGATCAAGCAGGTCGGAAACCTAACCGTCAAATGTGAAGGGCAGGGACGTAGCGCTTCCTTGGCACTCAAAAGCGAGCCGCCAAAGCCCGTTGAGCTTCCGGAGTCTGTACAGGCGGAGCGCGGCGAGGTCCTGGGGCTTTCATTGCGGTTTGAGCCGATTCGCACAAAAGGTCTGCGTGTCGAGGCGCCTGAGGGCGTAATCGTCAATGCCTTTGGAAGCGAAGCCCCTGACGAATTGCTCGTGCAAATTGTACCCAACGCCGAGGCTGTGGACGGTGAGTTGCGCTTGATGGCCTACGATACGCCTATCGCCACGATTCCGCTAAAGGTGGTGGAACCTGAGGCGAGCGACGCTGATTCGTCGGGGCCGCCCGTGTGGACCAGTGCTCTCGCGGGCTGGAGTGACGACGGACTCAACTTAGACTTGCGCGTTGGTGTACTCACCACACCTTGGTTCGCCGGGGAATTGCGGCTTGCGCCGGGTTTGCTCAACGAGGACCAGGGCTTCTTCTTTGAAGGCGGTTTTCAGTTCTTGCTGGGTCTTCTCGATAGTAAAGTTGCGCCTCATATTGCAGCTGGAGTTCATGCTCGCGCTGCCACCAATGAAGATATCTCCCCACTCTTAAGAGGTGGTGTCGGCGTGGCGTTCAAGCCAGGTGAATCACTTAGATTGCGCCTTGAAACGGGCGTGAGCATCCTACCGGACGAGGATTTCCGCCTGCCTTTCTTCTTGGCGGGTGGTGTGTCGTTTGAGTGGTGA